From the genome of Ralstonia insidiosa:
GCCTTTTCCAGGCCAGCGAGCGTGTTCAGCACATCAGGTGATGCCAGCTCCACTCGCAGCGATCGCCAAGATCGGCTGCGGGCGGCCTTGGCCTTGGTGATTGCCACGGTAAGCCATGCGCGCCCGACCTCATCCTCCTCGGCCAGTGACTGCTGAACGGTCGGAAGCCAATCCGATAGAAGGACATCCCACTCGCGCACGGGGCCCGTGGATGCCGCCAGCGCCCGTAGGCGCGGTTTCCATTCGGCCGCGAAAGCCTCGGGCAGGACGGGGCCGAAGGTCACCCAGGCCGAACGCAGCCGGCGCAGGGTGACACGAAATTGATGGAGATCCTCGTCGCTGGGCCTGCGCGCCGCCAGTTTGACCAGGGCACCGCGCAAAGCTGCGACGTGCTCGACGACGATGCCCGCGAAGATCGAAAGGATTGCCGCTTGTGAGTGCTCGCTCACGACACCCCTCAAGGTGACTGTCATGTGGATGGCATTGGGCACGCGAGGTGCGCGCCCTGTCATTTCACTGTAGTCGACGGGGACAAGACTGAGCGATACGTCAGATCAAGAACGCGCGAGACGCTCAGGATTGCCGGGCCTCGCTGGCGACGACGACGTCGACCTCAGCGGCGCGGAAGACTTCCGCCATCGGCTCGGGCACCGGCACGTCGGTGAAGAACTTGTCGATCTGCGAGATGTGACCGAGACGCACCACAGCGCGACGGCCGAACTTGGAGTGGTCGGCGGCGAGCCAAACCTCGCGCGACTGCTCGATGATGGCCTGGGCGACGCGCACCTCACGGTAGTCGTAGTCGAGCAGCGTGCCGTCTTCGTCGATGCTGGAGACGCCGATGATGCCGATGTCGACCCGGAACTGCTTCATGAAGTCGATCGTGGCCTCGCCGACGATGCCACGGTCGCGGTTGCGCACGAGGCCGCCGGCGACGATGACTTCCGCATCCGGGCTGCCCGACAGGATGGAGGCGACGTTCAGGTTGTTGGTGATGACGCGCAAACCCCGCGGCCCGTTCTGGCCAACGAGCGCCTTGGAGATCTCTTCGGTGGTCGTTCCGATATTGATGATGAGCGAACGGCCGGGCTCGACATGGCGGGCGACGGCTTCGGCAATGCTGCGCTTGGCATCGATATGCAGAACCTGGCGCTGGTCGTAGTCGATGTTCTCGACCGACGACGGCAGGCCGACGCCACCGTGATAGCGCGCGAGCAGGCGCTCGTCTTCGAGCTGGCGGATGTCGCGGCGGATGGTCTGAGTGGTGACGCCGAGCACGCGGGCAAGCGCATCGACGGAGGCATCGCCGTGCTGGCGGACGTACTCAAGGATCTGGCGGTGGCGGGGAAGCATCAATGCATCAAATGAACATAAACGAACATATGTGAGCGGATCAGGCGATTCCCTATGTTGCTTTATTTTCGCCTTTCACTACACTATCCGCGAACGCGTCACCATTCGCAAGAATTCGCAAACATTGGCGCGTAAATCAACAGATTCCAACCCATGCAACTCTCTGACGCTTCGCATCTGGACTGTGATCTGCTGGTGGTCGGAGGCGGCATCAACGGCGTGGGTATCGCGCGTGACGCTGTGGGCCGTGGCCTGTCGGTCGTCTTGTGTGAAAAGGACGATCTGGCCCAGCACACCTCTTCGGCCTCGACCAAGCTGATCCACGGCGGCCTGCGCTACCTCGAATATTACGAATTCGGCCTCGTGCGCAAAGCGCTGCAGGAGCGCGAAGTGCTGCTGCGCATGGCGCCGCACATCATGTGGCCGCTGCGCTTCGTGATGCCGCACGATGCGGCGCAGCGTCCGGCGTGGATGATCCGCGCGGGCCTCTTCTTATATGACCACTTGGCGCGCCGGCGCTTTCTGCCGGGTTCGGAATCGATCAAGCTGGGGCGGCATCCGGCCGGCAAGCCGCTCAAGCCAGGCTACACGCGTGGCTTCGTCTATTCCGACGGTTGGGTGGACGACGCCCGCTTGGTGGTGCTCAACGCCCGCGATGCAGCTGACCGCGGCGCGCACATCCTCACCCGCACGCGCTGCCTGAACGCAGAGCGCCGCGCCGATGGCTGGCATGCCTCGCTGGCGGGCCCGGACGGTATCCGCTCGGTGCGTGCCAAGGCCATCGTCAATGCGGCCGGACCGTGGGCGGCGGACTTTGCCCGCTCCGCGCACGCGCTGCCGAGCACGCGTGGCCTGCGCCTGATCAAGGGCAGCCATATTGTGGTGCGGCGGATGTTCGACCACCCGTTCGCCTATATCTTCCAGAACCCGGACGGGCGGATCGTGTTTGCGATTCCGTACCAGAACGATTTCACGCTGATCGGCACGACCGACCTGGAATACAAGGGCTCGGTGGACCAGGTGGCCATCGACGCCGGAGAAATCCAGTACCTGTGCGAGATGGCGAGCCGTTATTTTGAGCAGCAGCTCACGCCGGCCGATGTGGTGTGGACGTACTCGGGCGTGCGCCCGCTGCTGGATGACAGCGCCGCCAACGCCTCGGCCATCACGCGCGACTATCTGGTCGAGTGCGAGACCGGCGCCGACGGCAACAGCGCCCCGCTCGTTAATGTATGGGGCGGCAAGATCACGACCTACCGCAAGCTGGCCGAAGAAGCGCTGGACCAGTTGGCCCCGCACCTGCCAGCCGCAGGCAAACCGTCGTGGACGGCGACTGCCTCCCTGCCGGGCGGCGACCTGGAAGCGCCAGGCCAACTCGTCGCCGAATACACCTTCGACGATTTTGTGACGCGCCTGCAAAAACGTTTGCCTTGGCTGCCGTCCACGCTGGCCACGCGCTATGCGCACCAGTACGGCACCCGCGTGAACACGTTGCTGGCCGGCGCCGCACGTCTGGAAGACCTGGGCACAGAGGTGACGCCCGGCCTGTATGAAGCGGAAATCCGCTACCTGGTTGAACACGAATGGGCCCGCACGGCGCAGGACATCCTGTGGCGGCGGACCAAGCTGGGGTTGCATGCGAGCGATGCCGATCGCAGCCGGCTGGAGGGCTGGCTGATGCGGCATCTGCCGGACAACGAAGCCGCCCCGGCCGCAGAGCAAGCCCCCTGATCCCCAGAGGTCGGCGACAAAGCAGCACACGGGCCGGGGGGCCCGAAAGATCAAGCTGTAGAGAAGTACAAAGACGGGAGACACAATTGATTCTGGAACTGGACCAGGTTACGGCCATGGTCGGGGCGCAGACACATCTGTACCCGACCAGCCTGCGGCTGGCGCCCGGCGCGATCAACGTGCTGCTCGGGCCGACGCAAGC
Proteins encoded in this window:
- a CDS encoding CHAD domain-containing protein; this encodes MSEHSQAAILSIFAGIVVEHVAALRGALVKLAARRPSDEDLHQFRVTLRRLRSAWVTFGPVLPEAFAAEWKPRLRALAASTGPVREWDVLLSDWLPTVQQSLAEEDEVGRAWLTVAITKAKAARSRSWRSLRVELASPDVLNTLAGLEKAVARFRLEAEAGPYTDFAHARAQALRKKLIDRGRSPKQASPARLHRARIAAKQWRYLYEAFYLALGAQAPKRCHAHLRKLQDALGEVHDAAISLERAAGVEKDVPPASIVSAFHKHARVARKRAARQLRWIREHPAV
- a CDS encoding DeoR/GlpR family DNA-binding transcription regulator; translation: MLPRHRQILEYVRQHGDASVDALARVLGVTTQTIRRDIRQLEDERLLARYHGGVGLPSSVENIDYDQRQVLHIDAKRSIAEAVARHVEPGRSLIINIGTTTEEISKALVGQNGPRGLRVITNNLNVASILSGSPDAEVIVAGGLVRNRDRGIVGEATIDFMKQFRVDIGIIGVSSIDEDGTLLDYDYREVRVAQAIIEQSREVWLAADHSKFGRRAVVRLGHISQIDKFFTDVPVPEPMAEVFRAAEVDVVVASEARQS
- the glpD gene encoding glycerol-3-phosphate dehydrogenase yields the protein MQLSDASHLDCDLLVVGGGINGVGIARDAVGRGLSVVLCEKDDLAQHTSSASTKLIHGGLRYLEYYEFGLVRKALQEREVLLRMAPHIMWPLRFVMPHDAAQRPAWMIRAGLFLYDHLARRRFLPGSESIKLGRHPAGKPLKPGYTRGFVYSDGWVDDARLVVLNARDAADRGAHILTRTRCLNAERRADGWHASLAGPDGIRSVRAKAIVNAAGPWAADFARSAHALPSTRGLRLIKGSHIVVRRMFDHPFAYIFQNPDGRIVFAIPYQNDFTLIGTTDLEYKGSVDQVAIDAGEIQYLCEMASRYFEQQLTPADVVWTYSGVRPLLDDSAANASAITRDYLVECETGADGNSAPLVNVWGGKITTYRKLAEEALDQLAPHLPAAGKPSWTATASLPGGDLEAPGQLVAEYTFDDFVTRLQKRLPWLPSTLATRYAHQYGTRVNTLLAGAARLEDLGTEVTPGLYEAEIRYLVEHEWARTAQDILWRRTKLGLHASDADRSRLEGWLMRHLPDNEAAPAAEQAP